One Thalassotalea hakodatensis DNA segment encodes these proteins:
- the accB gene encoding acetyl-CoA carboxylase biotin carboxyl carrier protein codes for MDIRKIKKLIELVEESGINEIEISEGEESIRINKGNTYVQSAPMMQAAPAPAPASAPPAPAAPAANAESAPAALTGHVVRSPMVGTFYSSASPDAPAFVEVGQHVNAGDTLCIVEAMKMMNQIEADKSGVIKEVLAQNEDAIEFDQPLFIIE; via the coding sequence ATGGATATTCGTAAAATTAAAAAATTAATCGAACTTGTTGAAGAGTCAGGTATTAATGAAATTGAAATTTCTGAAGGGGAAGAATCAATTCGCATCAATAAAGGCAATACTTATGTGCAATCTGCACCTATGATGCAAGCCGCGCCTGCACCTGCTCCAGCATCGGCACCTCCTGCCCCAGCAGCACCGGCGGCAAATGCCGAATCTGCTCCAGCAGCATTAACAGGTCACGTTGTTCGTTCTCCTATGGTAGGCACTTTTTATTCTTCAGCATCGCCAGATGCTCCTGCATTCGTTGAGGTAGGTCAACATGTTAACGCTGGTGATACATTGTGTATCGTTGAGGCAATGAAAATGATGAATCAAATAGAAGCAGACAAGTCCGGTGTTATTAAGGAAGTTTTAGCGCAAAACGAAGACGCTATTGAATTCGACCAACCGCTATTCATCATTGAATAA
- a CDS encoding bifunctional diguanylate cyclase/phosphodiesterase → MMNKIFISVPTKLLLLVISALLLMSIGISMMSLSRLQQEFKDFQDEKIAQGQNQFAMQTSTDKEKLSLWIESFSDVLQLATKDNYSLSQAFERQYDALQMNQNVENIWLFNESNQLLYTTADAHPKVSLAAKKVIKHKEPDYQLFCDVACEQLVVVPLLGADGSFHVVAMTMSLLDVIYSINQVLQSEISVVSFDHNQKTSSTNPRFLSTSNAKLMNDLFEKLESNISAQDIRESGLEMTLGDQSYLVNLMKLANTEDKQFYIALVDNVSSIKQEYRQQVLQFLFSAVLIFITLAVLVYLVASPFTNRILTLSSALPLLARKEFEQFRQIRLKRRRLLADELDIVADSATELSYELEQLNIEVEQKTKELENIAMYDLLTGLPNRNMLNYQLRKAVANIGRVGKGIAVLFLDLDDFKKVNDSHGHGEGDKLLIEAANRVRVSVRHVDLACRFGGDEFVVVLGHLNSVEDAIPIADKILQRFKAPIRIDSSIFYVSTSIGIAYSEDEITKPELLVSQADIAMYEAKDHGGAQYHIYHADMYQRVAHRVMMETEVRQALAKGQFSLSLQPQLLTKTKQLYGFEALLRWKHPEKGMISPDDFIPILENSEHMVELGYWVIRRCFELLKKLDALGLHDVKMAINLSAGQFIDNNLPHYLHHLLDEFNVGADRFELELTEQTLVKDIDRAIDTMNLLKENGFSFAIDDFGTGYSSLAYIKKMPIDVIKIDKSFIFGMLENHADYQIIMSTIAMVKNLGLTVIAEGVESSAQLRSLTESDCDIIQGYYFSKPIPEVDILGFVETHFVNGYWKTQPTISTTS, encoded by the coding sequence ATGATGAATAAAATTTTTATTAGTGTGCCAACTAAGTTATTGCTATTGGTCATTAGCGCACTTTTGTTAATGAGTATTGGTATTTCGATGATGTCGCTTTCTCGTTTACAACAAGAATTTAAAGACTTTCAAGATGAGAAAATAGCACAAGGCCAAAATCAGTTTGCGATGCAAACCAGTACTGACAAAGAAAAGTTAAGCTTGTGGATCGAATCATTTTCTGATGTTCTACAGCTAGCAACTAAAGATAATTACTCATTATCACAAGCCTTTGAACGGCAGTATGATGCATTACAAATGAATCAAAATGTTGAAAATATTTGGTTGTTCAATGAAAGTAATCAGTTACTTTATACAACTGCTGATGCTCACCCTAAAGTAAGTTTAGCGGCAAAAAAAGTGATCAAACACAAAGAACCTGACTATCAACTTTTTTGCGATGTAGCATGCGAGCAATTAGTTGTCGTGCCGTTACTTGGTGCTGATGGAAGTTTCCACGTTGTTGCGATGACTATGTCTTTACTTGATGTCATTTATTCTATTAACCAAGTACTACAAAGTGAAATATCTGTCGTCAGTTTTGACCATAACCAAAAAACGTCATCTACTAATCCGCGGTTCCTTTCTACTTCTAATGCCAAGCTGATGAATGACCTTTTTGAAAAATTAGAGAGTAATATCTCCGCTCAAGATATTAGGGAGTCGGGACTAGAAATGACCTTAGGAGATCAAAGTTATTTGGTGAACTTAATGAAGTTGGCAAACACAGAAGATAAACAATTTTACATTGCCTTAGTTGATAATGTCAGTTCAATTAAACAAGAATACAGGCAACAAGTGTTACAGTTTTTATTCTCTGCAGTATTGATATTCATTACGCTAGCCGTTTTGGTTTATTTGGTTGCTAGCCCGTTTACCAACCGTATTTTAACCTTATCAAGTGCTTTACCGTTATTAGCAAGAAAAGAATTTGAGCAATTTCGGCAAATTCGCTTAAAACGCCGCCGATTATTAGCTGATGAACTCGATATTGTAGCCGATTCTGCCACCGAGTTAAGTTATGAGTTAGAGCAGTTAAACATTGAGGTGGAGCAGAAAACCAAAGAGCTTGAAAATATTGCCATGTATGACCTGTTAACGGGCTTACCTAATCGTAATATGCTGAATTACCAGTTGCGTAAAGCGGTAGCCAATATTGGCCGAGTAGGCAAAGGTATTGCGGTATTGTTTCTTGATTTAGATGACTTTAAAAAGGTAAATGACAGCCATGGTCATGGTGAAGGCGACAAGTTGCTCATTGAAGCTGCTAATCGCGTGAGAGTGAGTGTTCGTCATGTTGACTTAGCCTGTAGGTTTGGTGGTGATGAGTTTGTTGTCGTATTAGGGCATTTAAATTCAGTGGAGGATGCGATACCTATTGCGGATAAAATTTTACAACGATTTAAAGCGCCAATTCGTATTGATTCTAGTATATTTTATGTATCCACTAGTATCGGTATTGCATACAGTGAAGATGAAATAACCAAGCCTGAGTTATTAGTCAGCCAAGCCGATATTGCTATGTATGAAGCCAAAGATCATGGCGGTGCTCAATATCATATTTATCATGCTGATATGTATCAGCGTGTTGCGCACCGTGTAATGATGGAAACGGAAGTGCGTCAAGCCTTAGCAAAAGGACAGTTCAGCTTGAGTTTGCAACCTCAATTGTTGACAAAAACAAAACAGTTGTACGGATTTGAAGCATTGTTACGTTGGAAACACCCTGAAAAAGGGATGATATCTCCCGATGACTTTATTCCAATATTAGAAAACTCTGAACATATGGTAGAACTTGGTTATTGGGTCATTCGCAGATGTTTCGAGTTGTTAAAAAAACTGGATGCATTGGGCTTACATGACGTAAAAATGGCAATAAATTTATCGGCGGGACAATTTATTGATAACAACCTTCCTCATTATTTACATCATTTATTGGATGAGTTTAATGTCGGAGCTGATCGCTTTGAATTAGAGTTGACAGAGCAAACCCTAGTCAAAGATATTGATCGTGCGATAGATACCATGAACTTACTAAAGGAAAATGGTTTTAGTTTTGCCATTGACGATTTTGGTACAGGCTACTCTTCCTTGGCATATATTAAGAAAATGCCAATTGACGTGATTAAAATTGATAAAAGTTTTATTTTTGGCATGTTAGAAAATCATGCTGATTATCAGATCATTATGTCGACAATCGCTATGGTTAAAAACTTAGGGCTAACGGTTATAGCAGAGGGGGTTGAAAGTAGTGCGCAGCTGAGAAGCTTAACCGAAAGTGACTGCGATATTATCCAAGGGTATTATTTTTCCAAGCCGATCCCAGAAGTTGACATTCTTGGCTTTGTTGAAACACATTTTGTTAACGGTTATTGGAAAACTCAACCAACAATATCTACTACTTCTTGA
- the aroQ gene encoding type II 3-dehydroquinate dehydratase — MTTKYQVLLLNGPNLNMLGKREPEIYGSLSLAQLIDEITISAEKFNIEFSHVQSNAEHELINAIHQAHNKIDFILINPAAFTHTSVAIRDALAAVDIPFIEVHLSNVHAREPFRHHSYFSDKAIGVICGLGPQGYQFALSAAHQYLQDNNRQ, encoded by the coding sequence ATGACTACAAAATACCAAGTTTTATTGTTAAATGGCCCTAACCTAAATATGTTAGGAAAACGCGAACCCGAAATTTACGGCTCGCTTTCGTTAGCACAACTAATAGACGAAATAACAATATCTGCAGAAAAATTTAATATTGAATTTAGCCACGTGCAGTCAAATGCAGAGCATGAGTTGATCAATGCCATACATCAGGCACATAACAAAATAGACTTTATACTTATTAACCCTGCCGCGTTTACGCATACCAGTGTCGCTATTCGTGATGCATTAGCCGCTGTTGATATTCCTTTTATAGAAGTACATCTATCTAATGTGCACGCTCGCGAACCTTTTCGCCATCATTCTTATTTTAGTGATAAAGCTATTGGCGTTATTTGTGGCTTAGGACCGCAGGGATATCAATTCGCATTATCGGCAGCACATCAATATTTACAAGACAACAATCGTCAGTAG